The Denticeps clupeoides chromosome 5, fDenClu1.1, whole genome shotgun sequence genome includes a region encoding these proteins:
- the LOC114790529 gene encoding pirin isoform X5 yields the protein MTSSSHLIMKARRVAKLVLSVEQAEGVGARVRRSIGRKELRNLDPFLMLDEFKVCKPAGFPDHPHRGFETVTYLLGGVSAHEDFCGHSGKLEPGDLQWMTAGRGVVHAEMPVSDQPAYGLQLWVNLKKADKMVEPQYQELKSSQVPKPSKDGVTVAVISGEALGVKSKIYTRTPTLYLDFKLQSGAKHVQPVPAGWTSFLYTLNGTVHVGPDEDQQKIEAHHTVVLEDGNCVGVQNKESLSMNRWSSTVPLS from the exons ATGACATCTTCAAGCCACTTAATAATGAAAGCAAGACGGGTCGCTAAACTTGTCCTGAGCGTCGAGCAGGCGGAGGGGGTCGGGGCTCGAGTACGCAGGAGCATTGGAAGGAAAGAA CTGAGGAATTTAGacccatttttgatgttagatGAGTTCAAGGTCTGCAAACCTGCAGGATTCCCCGACCATCCGCACAGGGGGTTTGAGACA GTGACCTATCTTTTAGGTGGGGTTTCAGCTCATGAAGATTTCTGTGGACACTCTGGGAAACTAGAGCCTGGGGACCTTCAG TGGATGACCGCTGGTCGGGGGGTTGTCCATGCGGAGATGCCCGTGTCAGATCAGCCTGCCTATGGACTCCAACTGTGGGTGAACCTGAAGAAAGCTGACAAGATGGTGGAACCACAGTACCAGGAGCTGAAGAGCAGCCAGGTCCCAAAGCCCAGCAAGGATGGTGTAACTGTGGCCGTTATCTCAGGGGAAGCCCTTGGAGTAAAG TCAAAAATCTACACCCGGACTCCTACACTTTATCTTGATTTCAAGCTGCAGAGTGGTGCAAAACATGTACAGCCAGTACCTGCAG gatggaCCAGTTTCCTCTACACCttaaatggaacagtgcatgtGG GGCCAGATGAGGATCAACAGAAAATAgaagcacatcacacggtggtCTTAGAAGATGGAAACTGTGTTGGTGTGCAGAACAAG GAGAGCCTATCAATGAACCGGTGGTCCAGCACG GTCCCTTTGTCATGA
- the LOC114790529 gene encoding uncharacterized protein LOC114790529 isoform X2, translating into MCMTLHCVKKYGLDHILTKGTVERIIPVVSRNEVLHFLVLLQTGETLEAKRVVMATGPTRAQMANIPPWVSAISECYPDERLQHTVQLMHHTPLSHQQEATSQPPDHASLSLGLPTVCQVGQSVMVVGGGLTSAHINSIALQQGASHVTWVMRKHLQLKQFDVGDVESLIGRYSHMEHGIKMDGLAYLRQFYSERSLHKRLAMIKQARKGGAVTPEAYAQLQPFIQAGQLTVKAYCQVSEAKWCYQSQKWKVALSNSEMWTGDQIWLATGCKLDVKQDPMLSDVLREFPIQVIEGWPCILENLKWAPGCPLYMMGQYAGLQIGPHAVNLAGGQAASLLISKDIIGQKPNADAQAEKSRTEAYIKQMHGLMWL; encoded by the exons ATGTGCATGACTTTGCACTGT GTTAAAAAATATGGGCTGGATCACATACTCACCAAAGGGACTGTGGAAAGAATCATACCAGTAGTATCCAGAAACGAGGTCCTTCACTTTTTGGTTCTGCTCCAAACTGGCGAGACCCTTGAGGCTAAAAGGGTAGTCATGGCAACAGGTCCTACCAGGGCACAAATGGCAAACATTCCACCGTGGGTGTCAGCCATCTCGGAGTGTTACCCAGACGAGAggctgcagcacacagtgcagctCATGCATCATACGCCGCTCTCTCACCAACAGGAAGCCACCAGCCAGCCACCAGATCATGCTAGTCTCTCTTTAG GTCTACCTACAGTGTGCCAGGTGGGCCAAAGTGTAATGGTGGTTGGTGGAGGCCTGACCAGTGCCCATATCAATTCCATTGCACTTCAGCAGGGGgccagtcatgtgacctggGTGATGAGGAAACATTTGCAG CTGAAACAGTTCGACGTGGGCGATGTGGAGAGTCTTATTGGGCGGTACTCCCATATGGAACACGGCATAAAAATGGATGGCCTGGCATACCTCCGACAGTTCTACAGTGAGCGGAGTTTACACAAGCGGCTGGCCATGATCAAGCAGGCCAGGAAAGGCGGGGCAGTCACCCCTGAGGCGTATGCCCAGCTGCAGCCTTTCATCCAGGCAGGCCAGCTGACAGTCAAAGCCTACTGCCAg GTCTCTGAAGCCAAGTGGTGTTACCAAAGTCAGAAATGGAAAGTGGCCCTGAGTAATAGTGAGATGTGGACTGGGGACCAAATATGGCTGGCCACGGGCTGTAAGCTGGACGTGAAGCAGGACCCCATGCTCTCTGATGTACTCAGGGAGTTTCCGATACAG GTCATTGAAGGCTGGCCATGCATTCTGGAAAACTTGAAATGGGCACCCGGATGTCCTCTGTACATGATGGGACAATACGCCGGGCTTCAG ATAGGCCCACATGCAGTGAACCTGGCGGGTGGACAGGCAGCAAGTCTGCTCATCTCGAAGGACATAATCGGCCAAAAGCCCAATGCGGATGCTCAGGCGGAGAAGTCGCGGACAGAGGCGTACATCAAACAGATGCACGGATTAATGTGGCTGTGA
- the LOC114790529 gene encoding uncharacterized protein LOC114790529 isoform X3: MATGPTRAQMANIPPWVSAISECYPDERLQHTVQLMHHTPLSHQQEATSQPPDHASLSLGLPTVCQVGQSVMVVGGGLTSAHINSIALQQGASHVTWVMRKHLQLKQFDVGDVESLIGRYSHMEHGIKMDGLAYLRQFYSERSLHKRLAMIKQARKGGAVTPEAYAQLQPFIQAGQLTVKAYCQVSEAKWCYQSQKWKVALSNSEMWTGDQIWLATGCKLDVKQDPMLSDVLREFPIQVIEGWPCILENLKWAPGCPLYMMGQYAGLQIGPHAVNLAGGQAASLLISKDIIGQKPNADAQAEKSRTEAYIKQMHGLMWL; encoded by the exons ATGGCAACAGGTCCTACCAGGGCACAAATGGCAAACATTCCACCGTGGGTGTCAGCCATCTCGGAGTGTTACCCAGACGAGAggctgcagcacacagtgcagctCATGCATCATACGCCGCTCTCTCACCAACAGGAAGCCACCAGCCAGCCACCAGATCATGCTAGTCTCTCTTTAG GTCTACCTACAGTGTGCCAGGTGGGCCAAAGTGTAATGGTGGTTGGTGGAGGCCTGACCAGTGCCCATATCAATTCCATTGCACTTCAGCAGGGGgccagtcatgtgacctggGTGATGAGGAAACATTTGCAG CTGAAACAGTTCGACGTGGGCGATGTGGAGAGTCTTATTGGGCGGTACTCCCATATGGAACACGGCATAAAAATGGATGGCCTGGCATACCTCCGACAGTTCTACAGTGAGCGGAGTTTACACAAGCGGCTGGCCATGATCAAGCAGGCCAGGAAAGGCGGGGCAGTCACCCCTGAGGCGTATGCCCAGCTGCAGCCTTTCATCCAGGCAGGCCAGCTGACAGTCAAAGCCTACTGCCAg GTCTCTGAAGCCAAGTGGTGTTACCAAAGTCAGAAATGGAAAGTGGCCCTGAGTAATAGTGAGATGTGGACTGGGGACCAAATATGGCTGGCCACGGGCTGTAAGCTGGACGTGAAGCAGGACCCCATGCTCTCTGATGTACTCAGGGAGTTTCCGATACAG GTCATTGAAGGCTGGCCATGCATTCTGGAAAACTTGAAATGGGCACCCGGATGTCCTCTGTACATGATGGGACAATACGCCGGGCTTCAG ATAGGCCCACATGCAGTGAACCTGGCGGGTGGACAGGCAGCAAGTCTGCTCATCTCGAAGGACATAATCGGCCAAAAGCCCAATGCGGATGCTCAGGCGGAGAAGTCGCGGACAGAGGCGTACATCAAACAGATGCACGGATTAATGTGGCTGTGA
- the LOC114790529 gene encoding uncharacterized protein LOC114790529 isoform X1: protein MLDVLIVGGGPHALTLATLLTNSDQTTPEHPGTDILKGVQLSKTKSKPGRPRSKRRLPAELPDANVLTESAAAEGLSCPPLQVRVVDSYGRWAWLWESQFRALNIPHLRSHTLVHTDPLNKRSLQEFVLREGRENELHHLPERIHIQDENAFFNDSRLGKRDKKLLSSSPGLQKNLYFSLPGTQLSVDFFREQVKKYGLDHILTKGTVERIIPVVSRNEVLHFLVLLQTGETLEAKRVVMATGPTRAQMANIPPWVSAISECYPDERLQHTVQLMHHTPLSHQQEATSQPPDHASLSLGLPTVCQVGQSVMVVGGGLTSAHINSIALQQGASHVTWVMRKHLQLKQFDVGDVESLIGRYSHMEHGIKMDGLAYLRQFYSERSLHKRLAMIKQARKGGAVTPEAYAQLQPFIQAGQLTVKAYCQVSEAKWCYQSQKWKVALSNSEMWTGDQIWLATGCKLDVKQDPMLSDVLREFPIQVIEGWPCILENLKWAPGCPLYMMGQYAGLQIGPHAVNLAGGQAASLLISKDIIGQKPNADAQAEKSRTEAYIKQMHGLMWL, encoded by the exons ATGCTTGATGTGCTCATAGTCGGAGGGGGACCTCATGCGCTGACCCTGGCCACGCTTCTCACCAACTCTGATCAAACCACCCCAGAGCACCCCGGCACAGACATCCTCAAGGGCGTCCAGTTGAGCAAAACCAAATCAAAGCCTGGCCGACCCAGAAGCAAAAGGCGACTGCCTGCCG AGCTGCCTGATGCTAATGTGCTGACAGAGTCAGCAGCTGCTGAGGGTCTCTCCTGCCCTCCCCTGCAGGTCAGGGTGGTGGACTCTTATGGACGGTGGGCCTGGCTGTGGGAAAGCCAGTTCAGAGCTCTGAACATTCCGCACctacgctcacacacactggtgcaCACTGATCCACTCAACAAG AGGTCACTGCAGGAGTTTGTACTGAGAGAGGGCCGTGAAAATGAGCTTCACCACCTTCCAGAGCGTATTCACATTCAGGATGAAAACGCATTCTTCAATGACAGCCGTCTGGGCAAGAGGGATAAGAAACTGCTAAGCAGTAGCCCAGGCCTGCAGAAGAACCTGTATTTCAGTCTGCCTGGCACCCAGCTCAGTGTAGACTTCTTCAGGGAGCAG GTTAAAAAATATGGGCTGGATCACATACTCACCAAAGGGACTGTGGAAAGAATCATACCAGTAGTATCCAGAAACGAGGTCCTTCACTTTTTGGTTCTGCTCCAAACTGGCGAGACCCTTGAGGCTAAAAGGGTAGTCATGGCAACAGGTCCTACCAGGGCACAAATGGCAAACATTCCACCGTGGGTGTCAGCCATCTCGGAGTGTTACCCAGACGAGAggctgcagcacacagtgcagctCATGCATCATACGCCGCTCTCTCACCAACAGGAAGCCACCAGCCAGCCACCAGATCATGCTAGTCTCTCTTTAG GTCTACCTACAGTGTGCCAGGTGGGCCAAAGTGTAATGGTGGTTGGTGGAGGCCTGACCAGTGCCCATATCAATTCCATTGCACTTCAGCAGGGGgccagtcatgtgacctggGTGATGAGGAAACATTTGCAG CTGAAACAGTTCGACGTGGGCGATGTGGAGAGTCTTATTGGGCGGTACTCCCATATGGAACACGGCATAAAAATGGATGGCCTGGCATACCTCCGACAGTTCTACAGTGAGCGGAGTTTACACAAGCGGCTGGCCATGATCAAGCAGGCCAGGAAAGGCGGGGCAGTCACCCCTGAGGCGTATGCCCAGCTGCAGCCTTTCATCCAGGCAGGCCAGCTGACAGTCAAAGCCTACTGCCAg GTCTCTGAAGCCAAGTGGTGTTACCAAAGTCAGAAATGGAAAGTGGCCCTGAGTAATAGTGAGATGTGGACTGGGGACCAAATATGGCTGGCCACGGGCTGTAAGCTGGACGTGAAGCAGGACCCCATGCTCTCTGATGTACTCAGGGAGTTTCCGATACAG GTCATTGAAGGCTGGCCATGCATTCTGGAAAACTTGAAATGGGCACCCGGATGTCCTCTGTACATGATGGGACAATACGCCGGGCTTCAG ATAGGCCCACATGCAGTGAACCTGGCGGGTGGACAGGCAGCAAGTCTGCTCATCTCGAAGGACATAATCGGCCAAAAGCCCAATGCGGATGCTCAGGCGGAGAAGTCGCGGACAGAGGCGTACATCAAACAGATGCACGGATTAATGTGGCTGTGA
- the LOC114790529 gene encoding pirin isoform X4, with amino-acid sequence MTSSSHLIMKARRVAKLVLSVEQAEGVGARVRRSIGRKELRNLDPFLMLDEFKVCKPAGFPDHPHRGFETVTYLLGGVSAHEDFCGHSGKLEPGDLQWMTAGRGVVHAEMPVSDQPAYGLQLWVNLKKADKMVEPQYQELKSSQVPKPSKDGVTVAVISGEALGVKSKIYTRTPTLYLDFKLQSGAKHVQPVPAGWTSFLYTLNGTVHVGPDEDQQKIEAHHTVVLEDGNCVGVQNKGAEECHFVLIAGEPINEPVVQHGPFVMNTQEEIEETIRDFRAGANGFERAKSWRSKIAH; translated from the exons ATGACATCTTCAAGCCACTTAATAATGAAAGCAAGACGGGTCGCTAAACTTGTCCTGAGCGTCGAGCAGGCGGAGGGGGTCGGGGCTCGAGTACGCAGGAGCATTGGAAGGAAAGAA CTGAGGAATTTAGacccatttttgatgttagatGAGTTCAAGGTCTGCAAACCTGCAGGATTCCCCGACCATCCGCACAGGGGGTTTGAGACA GTGACCTATCTTTTAGGTGGGGTTTCAGCTCATGAAGATTTCTGTGGACACTCTGGGAAACTAGAGCCTGGGGACCTTCAG TGGATGACCGCTGGTCGGGGGGTTGTCCATGCGGAGATGCCCGTGTCAGATCAGCCTGCCTATGGACTCCAACTGTGGGTGAACCTGAAGAAAGCTGACAAGATGGTGGAACCACAGTACCAGGAGCTGAAGAGCAGCCAGGTCCCAAAGCCCAGCAAGGATGGTGTAACTGTGGCCGTTATCTCAGGGGAAGCCCTTGGAGTAAAG TCAAAAATCTACACCCGGACTCCTACACTTTATCTTGATTTCAAGCTGCAGAGTGGTGCAAAACATGTACAGCCAGTACCTGCAG gatggaCCAGTTTCCTCTACACCttaaatggaacagtgcatgtGG GGCCAGATGAGGATCAACAGAAAATAgaagcacatcacacggtggtCTTAGAAGATGGAAACTGTGTTGGTGTGCAGAACAAG GGAGCTGAAGAGTGCCACTTCGTACTGATTGCAGGAGAGCCTATCAATGAACCGGTGGTCCAGCACG GTCCCTTTGTCATGAACACACAGGAGGAAATTGAGGAAACCATCAGAGACTTCAGGGCAGGAGCGAATGGTTTTGAGAGAGCAAAGTCTTGGCGATCCAAAATTGCACACTGA